GACCAGGAGCCGGACCTCACGGTCGTGCAGCACCTGGTCGGCCCGGGAGACACGGTCGTGGACGTGGGGGCGAACGTCGGAGTTTACACGAGAGTCCTCTCGGAGCTCGTTGGACCCACAGGCCGGGTGGTCAGCGTGGAGCCCGTGCCTCAGACCTTCAGCCTCCTGTCGCACAACATCCGGTCGCTGGGCATGGCCAACGTGAGGGCCGTCAACGCCGCTGTCTCCGATCGCGACGCGACCGTGACCATGGAGGTGCCGAAATACGACTCCGCAGGGGAAAACTACTACGAGGCCCACGTCATACCCGGTGACGAGACCGGACAGGCCAGGACGGAGAACCGGCGGGTGCAGGCCCGGTCGCTGACGCTCGACTCCATCACGGACGGCCTCGACCCGGTGACCTTCGTCAAGTGCGACGTGGAGGGACACGAGCTCGCCTGCATCGCCGGATCGGAATCGCTCATACGGAAAGACAGGCCGGCGTGGCTCATTGAGGTTTCGGGCGACCCGGACCTTTCAGGTACCGGTGCCAGCCGGTTGTTCGAGCTGCTGGAGGACGAGTCCTACCGGCCCTGGTTTTTCGATGGACGGCAGGTGGTGCGGAGGCGCCCGGGGGACCACAGCACGAACTACTTCTTCCTGGCCGAAGC
This DNA window, taken from Longimicrobiaceae bacterium, encodes the following:
- a CDS encoding FkbM family methyltransferase, which translates into the protein MPGIYAFLKRQALHYLPEPLLRPVKARHYARMLRSFTLDQEPDLTVVQHLVGPGDTVVDVGANVGVYTRVLSELVGPTGRVVSVEPVPQTFSLLSHNIRSLGMANVRAVNAAVSDRDATVTMEVPKYDSAGENYYEAHVIPGDETGQARTENRRVQARSLTLDSITDGLDPVTFVKCDVEGHELACIAGSESLIRKDRPAWLIEVSGDPDLSGTGASRLFELLEDESYRPWFFDGRQVVRRRPGDHSTNYFFLAEAHVQRLRARMPGLVR